The Hypnocyclicus thermotrophus nucleotide sequence GAAGGAATAAGTGTAAGAGTAATAAATATGGGTACAATAAAACCATTAGATAAAGAAGCAGTATTAAAAGCATCAAAAGAAACAAAAGTAATATTTACAGCAGAAGAACATAGTATAATAGGAGGATTAGGAGGAGCAGTAGCAGAATATTTAAGTGAAGCAAATCCAAGTAAAGTAGTGAGAATAGGAGTAGAAGATAGATTTGGTCAAAGTGGAAAGGGAGCCGAACTATTAGAAAAATATGGATTAACAAAAGAAGGAATAATTAAAAAAGTTAAAGAAAATTTATAAAAAAAGCCAAAGTAAGATGCTCCGTGTCTTACTTTGGATATTTTAATATATTCATAAATTTTCTATGAGTATATTAAAATAAAAAAAAGGAGTAACAATATGAGAAAAGAATTGTTATACATTTATAATCAAACTTTAGAGTTGACTACCAAAAAAGATAAAATATTAAGAAATAATATTTTTATTTTAGCAATAATATTTTTGTTGATTAACTTTTTTTTAGGATTTTTTCTAAATTTATATAAAATTGAGGGATATATTTCGGATAATATACAAATAAAAATTAATTTTTCTAAAAATTTAGATTTGAAAAATATAAAAGATTTTGAGAAAAAAATTTTAGAAAATAAAAATATAGATTACGTAAAATTTCTCCCTCAAGATATGGCTTTTAAAAATTTAGAAGATGAATTGGGAATGAAATTAGGGACAACAAATCCTTTGAATAATTCTATGATATTATATTTAAAAAATGTTAACAATTTAGAAGAACTAGGAAGAGTCGAATATGAATTAACTAAATATAGTGAAATTGAAGAAGTAATAATAAAAAGAGAATTTTTAGATAAACTTTTAAAATTAAAAAATAATATATTAAAAATATTAAAATTAGGAGCTATTATTCTTATAATCCCTTTAATTATACTGTTTTATTTTATATTTAATCTTAATTTTTCATATTTAGAAAAAGAAATATTACTAAAACATGAAACACATGAAGTGTCACATAATATTTTAATATTGATACCCTATTTTTTTAAAAAACTAATAGGATTAATAATAAGTTGGATAATAGCATATATAGTATTTATTCCATTTTATGATGAAATTATTTTGACTATTAATGGAATAGATCCTTTTATTGTATTAGCTTCGTTTAACGAAATTCAAGGTTATATCTTTTTATCTTTTGTTATAGTTGTTATTTTATTAATATTAGCTACTATTATAGGAAGAGTGAAAAAGTATGAAGAATAAAATATTAATAATAATAATATTTTTATTTTCTATTTCATATGGTGAAGATTTAGATACTATAAGAGCAAAGGTAAACAATATAGATAAAACTATTGAAAAAAATAAAACAAGTATTGTAGAAGCTAAAAAGAAAGAAAAAGAAATTTTAAAAAAATTAGATAGAATTGAAAATGAGTTGAGTAAAATAACAAGTGATTATAGTGAAATGTTAAAAAAGTATAACACATTAAATAAAAATGTTGAATATGCAGAAAAAAATTTAAAAATAATTGACGAAGAATTGTTAGATATAACTCTACAATATCAGAATGTTATAAAAAAAATTGAAACAAAGTTTTATCTACAAAAAGAATTATTAAATAATATTGAAAATGAATTTAAAAAAGATGAATATATTTCATTATTAAATAATTTTAAAGAAAAAATATCTAAAATTAATTATTTTAAAACAAAAGTAGAAGAAGTACAAGAGAAAATTTTATTAGAAAAAAATGAAATAGGAAGTTTAACAAAAAAGCTTTATATAAAACAAAAAGAAATGAAAAATAAACAAAAAGAACATGCAACTTTAGTTAAGCAATTAAAAAGGCAAGAATATTATTTATCAAATAGAATACAAGTTTTACGTAAAGAAAAATTAGAAGCTGAAAAACAGATAGAAAAGATAATTCAAGAAAGAGCAAAACAAGCAGGTATTGCAACAGTACAAATAATATTAAAACAATTAGGTGAAATGTTAGTTCCTGTTAAAGGTAAAATAATAAAATATTTTGGTGAAGAAAAAATAAATGATATAACAATGCAAGGAATAGAAATAAAATCTTATTTGGGTGCAGATGTAAAAGCTATAAATAAAGGGAAAGTTATATTTGCACAAAAATTTTCTGGATTAGGAAATCTTGTAATGATAGATCATGGATATAATTTTGTTTCTGTATATGGTAATTTGATAAAATTAAATGTAAAAGAAGGTGAAATTGTCTCAAAAGGAGAAAATATTGGACTTTTAGGGTTTTCAAGTGATAGAGAACCAGTATTATATTTTGAAACGAGAGTTTCAGCAGTAAGCACTGATCCAATAATATTTTTGAAAAAATAGATAGCTAGGAGGGGAAATGCTATATTTTTTATCGGTATTTATATTAATAATAGCTTCAGGATTATTAGTATACTTAATAAAAAATCATAAAAAAATTAAAGATTTTAGAAAAGGATTAGAAAAAGATTTAAATACAGAAAAAATATATAAGTATATTCAAATGAAAGGGTATAAAATTATTCAAAATAAAGTATATTCGTACTATATGCTATTGAATGGAAAATATGCTGAAATACAATTAAAACCCGAATTAACAGTAACTAAAAATGGTAAAAAATACGCAGTTATTATAAATAAAGATAAAGAAATAGAAAAAAATACTGAATTAAGAAAAAAAATAGCAGAGATTTATTATACTGGATATTTTTTCGGTGTAATAGTGTATAATGTTAATAACACAAAATTAGATAAAATAATATATGTAAACAGAAAAGAAAGATATAATAAAAAAGTTTTCCAAATATTAATAGTAATAATTATGATTTTATCTACATTATGTAGTTTCTATACACTTAATTTCTTTTTAAATAGATAGGAGAATTTATGTTTAAAAATGTTTATATTATATATAATACAGATAAAATAGAAGCTATAAATTTTTATAAAGAAAGTTGTAAATATTTAAAAAAAAAAGGTGTAAAAATTTTAGATGAAAAAAATATTCATAAAGCAGAATTTTTTATTATAATTGGTGGCGATGGAACATTATTACATGCTAGCCATAAAATTTATAAATATAAAAAACCAATTTTAGGTATTAATAAAGGAAATCTTGGATTTTTAACGGAGATTAAAAGTGGAGAAGCTTTTCAAATGTATGATGAAGTTTTAAGAAATAAATTTAAAGTTTCTAAAAGAAAGTTTATAAAAATATTATATAAAAACAAAGAAATTTTAGGACTAAATGAAGCTGTTATTGCAAAAGATGGTATAAATAGTAAAATGATAAATATAAAAGCAGAAATAAATAAACAGTATTTAACAACATATAGAGCTGATGGAGTAATAGTATCAACTCCAACAGGTTCAACAGCTTATTCTTTATCTGTTGGTGGTCCGATTATATCTCCAGAGCTCGATGTAATGATTATAAATCCTATTGCACCACATACATTAACGGCACGCCCATTAATAGTAAATAGTAACAAAAAAATTGAATTTAAAATAGAAAATAATACAAAAACTTATTTGCTAGTTGACGGAAGAGAAAGCATTAGGTTAAATTGTGGAGATAAAATAGAGATTACTATGTCAAGTGAATATATTGAGCTTATAGAATCTAAAAATAGAGATTATTATTCAGTACTTAGAGAAAAATTAAAATGGGGAGATACGCATGCTAAAAGAACTTAGAATAGAGAATTTAGCAATTATTGAAAAATTATATTTAGAATTTGAATCAAGTTTAGTTGTATTAACTGGAGAAACAGGAGCAGGAAAATCTATTATATTAGATGGAATAAATCTTTTAATAGGTGAAAGATCAACTCAAGAAATGATAAGAGACGGAGCAGATAAACTCTTAGCAGAGGGTATTTTTGAGATAAATAATAGACAAATAGAATATTTAAAAGAATTAGATATTGAAGTAGACGATAATGAAATTATTGTCCAAAGAATAATAGAAAGAGCGGGAAAAGGAAAAGCTTTTGTAAATGGTAGAAGAGTTCCTTTAAATTTATTAAAAAATATTATGGGAACTTTAGTTGATTTAGTAGGACAACATACTCATCAAGCACTTTTAGAAAAAGAATATCATTTAAAGCTATTAGATAGATTTTTAACTGAAGAAGAAAAAAAAATAAAAGAAAGATTAGAAGAAACAGTCAATAAATATAATAGTTTAAATAAAGAATTAAAATTATTAAAAGATGAAGAAAAAGATCTTAGAGAAA carries:
- a CDS encoding transketolase C-terminal domain-containing protein yields the protein EGISVRVINMGTIKPLDKEAVLKASKETKVIFTAEEHSIIGGLGGAVAEYLSEANPSKVVRIGVEDRFGQSGKGAELLEKYGLTKEGIIKKVKENL
- a CDS encoding NAD(+)/NADH kinase, whose amino-acid sequence is MFKNVYIIYNTDKIEAINFYKESCKYLKKKGVKILDEKNIHKAEFFIIIGGDGTLLHASHKIYKYKKPILGINKGNLGFLTEIKSGEAFQMYDEVLRNKFKVSKRKFIKILYKNKEILGLNEAVIAKDGINSKMINIKAEINKQYLTTYRADGVIVSTPTGSTAYSLSVGGPIISPELDVMIINPIAPHTLTARPLIVNSNKKIEFKIENNTKTYLLVDGRESIRLNCGDKIEITMSSEYIELIESKNRDYYSVLREKLKWGDTHAKRT
- a CDS encoding cell division protein FtsX, which produces MRKELLYIYNQTLELTTKKDKILRNNIFILAIIFLLINFFLGFFLNLYKIEGYISDNIQIKINFSKNLDLKNIKDFEKKILENKNIDYVKFLPQDMAFKNLEDELGMKLGTTNPLNNSMILYLKNVNNLEELGRVEYELTKYSEIEEVIIKREFLDKLLKLKNNILKILKLGAIILIIPLIILFYFIFNLNFSYLEKEILLKHETHEVSHNILILIPYFFKKLIGLIISWIIAYIVFIPFYDEIILTINGIDPFIVLASFNEIQGYIFLSFVIVVILLILATIIGRVKKYEE
- a CDS encoding murein hydrolase activator EnvC family protein; the encoded protein is MKNKILIIIIFLFSISYGEDLDTIRAKVNNIDKTIEKNKTSIVEAKKKEKEILKKLDRIENELSKITSDYSEMLKKYNTLNKNVEYAEKNLKIIDEELLDITLQYQNVIKKIETKFYLQKELLNNIENEFKKDEYISLLNNFKEKISKINYFKTKVEEVQEKILLEKNEIGSLTKKLYIKQKEMKNKQKEHATLVKQLKRQEYYLSNRIQVLRKEKLEAEKQIEKIIQERAKQAGIATVQIILKQLGEMLVPVKGKIIKYFGEEKINDITMQGIEIKSYLGADVKAINKGKVIFAQKFSGLGNLVMIDHGYNFVSVYGNLIKLNVKEGEIVSKGENIGLLGFSSDREPVLYFETRVSAVSTDPIIFLKK